In one Agathobacter rectalis ATCC 33656 genomic region, the following are encoded:
- a CDS encoding ABC transporter ATP-binding protein codes for MELKIEHLSKQFKDKTAVNDVNLTLTPGIWGLLGANGAGKTTLMRMIADIMTPTNGAVYYDGKDIRELGEVYRSKFGFLPQDFGYHQDFTVKDYLEYMAALKDIPTRATTKKINYLLDILSLSDVKKKKISNLSGGMKRRVGIAQAMLNDPEILVMDEPTAGLDPGERVRLRNFISEFSHDRIVLISTHIVSDIEYISTRNAIMKAGEIVDVGTTAELVKRIEGKVWNCIIPTSKLPECEMRLRIINQRGEDHNQVSIRYLSEHSEIDGSVTTEPRLEDLYLWLFPQTDLEKEDR; via the coding sequence ATGGAACTGAAAATAGAGCATTTAAGCAAGCAGTTCAAAGACAAAACAGCAGTAAATGATGTCAATCTGACGTTGACTCCCGGCATTTGGGGACTTTTGGGGGCGAATGGTGCAGGGAAAACCACACTCATGCGCATGATTGCTGATATTATGACACCAACCAACGGAGCGGTTTACTATGACGGAAAAGACATTCGAGAGTTAGGTGAAGTCTACCGAAGCAAGTTTGGCTTTCTACCGCAGGATTTTGGGTATCACCAGGATTTTACGGTCAAAGATTATTTGGAGTATATGGCTGCGCTGAAAGATATTCCTACAAGGGCAACTACCAAAAAGATCAATTATTTGTTGGACATTCTTTCGCTCTCCGATGTGAAAAAGAAAAAAATCTCCAATCTGTCAGGCGGCATGAAGCGTCGTGTTGGTATTGCGCAGGCTATGTTGAACGACCCGGAGATACTTGTCATGGACGAACCGACAGCAGGACTTGATCCCGGAGAGCGCGTGCGTCTGCGGAATTTCATTTCCGAATTTTCGCATGATCGAATCGTGTTGATTTCCACCCATATCGTATCTGACATAGAATATATTTCTACGCGCAACGCAATTATGAAAGCCGGAGAAATTGTTGATGTCGGAACTACCGCAGAACTTGTCAAGCGGATTGAGGGCAAGGTTTGGAATTGCATAATTCCGACCTCAAAGCTGCCGGAATGTGAAATGCGGCTGCGCATTATCAATCAGCGAGGCGAAGATCACAATCAGGTTTCTATTCGTTATCTGTCCGAACATTCGGAAATTGATGGGTCTGTTACAACGGAGCCACGATTGGAAGATCTGTATCTGTGGTTGTTCCCGCAGACAGACTTGGAAAAGGAGGACAGATAA
- a CDS encoding ABC transporter permease subunit gives MRLFRLELKRILKSRRTMILLAIALLLSVAMAYLPISFEGINRPNEDGTVTELDGLAAIKYKQDLYKTSAGEVTPDRIKSALETYQSCVREYGPVEEDGFPLTVYIEKIVPFRHLLMGLSEAFADPLTGIGADLMDIDPNDIDGAYYEKCAEHLQDVMRNEQRENETAQQKALEKYSELDTPFYLHSGISKDAFDYIEFYILFLAILCVAIAASTFAGEYQTGGDSILRTTKYGHKQLAITKILAAFTLFVVTFLVGITVHILILDAAFGTDCLKTSFQMRYSIINLPNINLGQLQIILAAAGLLSVLATVSCTLFLSAKCKDTLTVLLISIVVLLMPLFAYVAMGATWLSTILPSAGIGMQNNFLSQLADFNYLNIGGMSFWTPHVILISAGIELFVFTFLAIHSYCRHQVA, from the coding sequence ATGCGGCTCTTTAGACTTGAACTAAAACGTATTTTGAAGTCACGGCGTACCATGATTTTACTTGCAATCGCACTTTTGCTTTCCGTAGCCATGGCATACCTGCCTATTTCATTTGAGGGTATTAACCGTCCAAACGAAGATGGCACGGTTACAGAATTAGATGGCTTGGCAGCTATCAAGTACAAACAAGATTTATATAAAACATCCGCTGGTGAAGTGACCCCGGATAGGATCAAATCGGCTTTGGAAACTTATCAAAGCTGCGTTCGAGAATATGGGCCGGTCGAGGAAGATGGCTTTCCTCTGACGGTATATATTGAAAAAATCGTCCCGTTCCGTCACTTGCTGATGGGTCTGTCCGAAGCGTTTGCTGATCCATTAACAGGCATTGGTGCTGATTTAATGGATATTGACCCGAATGACATTGACGGAGCCTATTACGAAAAGTGCGCAGAACATTTACAGGATGTCATGCGGAATGAGCAAAGAGAAAACGAAACCGCACAGCAGAAAGCTCTTGAAAAATATTCAGAACTTGATACGCCATTTTATCTTCATTCTGGAATTTCAAAAGATGCATTTGATTATATTGAGTTTTATATTTTGTTCCTTGCTATTTTGTGTGTGGCAATCGCAGCATCTACTTTCGCCGGAGAATATCAAACGGGCGGTGACAGCATCCTGCGAACCACCAAATACGGGCATAAACAATTAGCAATTACCAAAATTCTGGCGGCATTTACACTTTTCGTTGTTACTTTCCTTGTCGGGATCACGGTACACATTCTGATTTTAGATGCAGCGTTCGGGACGGATTGCTTAAAAACATCGTTTCAGATGCGATACTCTATCATTAATCTGCCAAACATCAATCTGGGGCAGTTGCAGATAATTCTCGCAGCAGCGGGCTTACTTTCTGTATTAGCAACGGTTAGCTGTACGTTGTTCCTGTCTGCAAAATGTAAAGACACATTGACAGTTTTGCTGATCTCTATTGTAGTTCTTCTCATGCCGCTTTTTGCTTATGTAGCGATGGGAGCAACATGGCTCTCTACCATACTTCCATCTGCCGGAATTGGTATGCAGAACAATTTCCTTTCTCAGCTTGCAGATTTCAATTATCTGAATATCGGTGGAATGAGTTTCTGGACACCGCATGTTATTTTGATTTCGGCAGGAATTGAATTATTTGTGTTTACATTCTTGGCGATTCATTCCTATTGCAGACATCAGGTAGCATAA
- a CDS encoding DUF6061 family protein: MRTIFAEYNPKRNSIDVYTSVGYMLRIDCWEAEKNLKTTPGSDCALNALAIDEPLEYAKLYLDGNLQMWIDAEDSLDIF, encoded by the coding sequence ATGAGAACAATATTTGCAGAATACAATCCCAAGCGCAACAGTATTGATGTTTACACCTCTGTTGGCTATATGCTCCGCATTGACTGTTGGGAAGCTGAAAAGAACTTAAAAACCACACCAGGATCAGACTGTGCATTAAACGCACTCGCCATTGATGAACCTCTTGAATATGCAAAATTATATCTTGATGGAAATTTGCAGATGTGGATAGATGCGGAAGACTCATTAGATATTTTTTAA
- a CDS encoding tyrosine-type recombinase/integrase, which translates to MKQIIKKEGLPDVVFHSLRHTSVTYKLKLSGGDIKAVQGDSGHAQADMVTEVYGHILDEDRKKNAQLMENAFYNKENLNPDIHGASGIQNNNNNNMISVPEGVDADMLMKVLGNPEMAALLTSLAKSMKG; encoded by the coding sequence ATGAAGCAGATTATTAAAAAGGAAGGATTGCCGGATGTGGTATTTCACAGCCTGCGTCATACATCGGTGACATACAAGCTGAAACTGAGTGGCGGTGATATAAAGGCGGTCCAGGGCGATTCTGGTCATGCGCAGGCAGACATGGTAACAGAGGTATATGGACATATTCTGGACGAGGACCGCAAAAAGAATGCCCAGCTTATGGAAAATGCTTTTTATAACAAGGAAAACTTAAATCCTGATATTCATGGGGCATCAGGTATACAGAATAATAATAACAATAATATGATAAGTGTTCCGGAGGGGGTAGATGCGGATATGCTTATGAAAGTGCTTGGAAATCCGGAGATGGCAGCTCTGCTGACGAGTCTGGCGAAGTCGATGAAGGGATAG
- a CDS encoding helix-turn-helix transcriptional regulator has protein sequence MLALYVVTAQKQLAMDTGYDPRTIRRVELGECCPSAEFMFEMSDYFGVPIEEIFALDKSTESVQRGK, from the coding sequence ATGTTAGCGCTGTATGTTGTAACCGCCCAAAAGCAGCTTGCCATGGACACCGGATATGATCCGCGCACTATCCGCCGCGTTGAGCTGGGCGAATGCTGTCCGTCCGCAGAATTCATGTTTGAGATGTCCGACTATTTTGGAGTCCCGATTGAAGAAATATTTGCACTTGATAAATCTACAGAATCAGTACAGAGAGGAAAATAA
- a CDS encoding ABC transporter substrate-binding protein: MKKYVLGAFIGFLLLMSGCRDRQDGVHTEDTDLQKEKLTIMHVDAESPGFRKFIENAEKELNLEIETIACPADADVRQAKISTILEAGDSSIDIFSVNDEMISEFKYKDYLKPLNDTVMTKELLSSYPESYMQNVPMKDGKVYSVPYLMDIMVFWVNREVTGDREIRTQEDFAAFLKENLGNDVYGYGGAWDQSYVYNELSEFVNLFGGDYYDWENKNTREALSFLHDLTANGEVPISQITDRYEQIEQKFLDGKYGSIFMYSGAINTFECAGAYRMEKIQVAPLPGFRKNATNIATWQYVLNKASEHEKAAIKFLKYAASREGNIAYAECMKRLPARLDVIREEKLDIPGFQVFQDYVNHVELKERPFSSNPMKDISKTGILFQQYVMDQISQDEFCEKMEEMQKNQR; the protein is encoded by the coding sequence TTGAAGAAGTATGTATTAGGTGCTTTTATTGGATTTTTGTTGCTGATGTCCGGATGCAGGGATCGACAGGATGGAGTCCATACAGAGGATACGGATTTGCAGAAAGAAAAATTAACCATCATGCACGTAGATGCAGAATCTCCCGGATTCAGAAAATTTATAGAAAATGCAGAAAAAGAACTGAATCTTGAGATAGAGACGATAGCCTGCCCTGCAGATGCAGATGTGCGGCAGGCTAAAATCTCCACGATTCTGGAAGCCGGAGATTCTTCAATCGATATCTTCTCTGTCAATGATGAGATGATCAGTGAATTTAAATACAAAGATTATCTGAAACCATTGAACGATACGGTGATGACGAAAGAACTGTTATCCAGTTATCCGGAAAGTTATATGCAGAATGTACCGATGAAAGATGGTAAAGTTTATTCTGTCCCCTACCTTATGGATATTATGGTATTCTGGGTAAACCGGGAAGTCACAGGAGACCGGGAGATCCGGACGCAGGAAGATTTTGCTGCCTTTTTGAAAGAAAACCTGGGCAACGATGTCTACGGATATGGAGGAGCATGGGATCAGTCTTATGTGTACAATGAACTTTCGGAATTTGTAAATCTCTTCGGAGGAGACTATTACGACTGGGAGAATAAAAACACGAGAGAAGCACTCAGCTTTCTTCACGATCTGACAGCAAACGGAGAAGTTCCGATTTCACAGATCACAGACCGGTATGAACAAATTGAACAGAAATTTTTGGATGGAAAATACGGCAGTATTTTTATGTATAGCGGAGCCATAAACACTTTTGAATGTGCCGGAGCTTACAGAATGGAAAAAATCCAGGTGGCACCATTACCGGGATTTCGAAAGAATGCTACCAACATCGCTACATGGCAGTATGTGTTAAACAAGGCATCTGAGCATGAGAAAGCGGCAATAAAATTCCTGAAATATGCCGCAAGCAGAGAAGGAAATATTGCTTATGCAGAATGCATGAAACGTCTTCCGGCCAGACTTGATGTGATTCGTGAAGAAAAATTGGATATCCCAGGATTTCAGGTCTTTCAGGATTATGTGAATCATGTTGAATTGAAGGAACGTCCGTTTTCTTCAAATCCAATGAAGGATATCTCTAAGACCGGCATATTATTTCAACAATATGTGATGGATCAAATATCTCAGGATGAATTTTGTGAGAAAATGGAAGAAATGCAAAAAAATCAGAGATAG
- a CDS encoding glycoside hydrolase family 172 protein: MYNEFGGTLSNLALAKHRKSRAINAENPRGEKGKGGMAASDLGPSRKGSPCLNDIASGQTVTLAEIEGPGAINHIWITVDAKTTDADCFVLRDLVLRMYWDDEDEPSVESPLGDFFCCGFGRECNINSMPIAVVPSRGLNCYFQMPFRKKARITLENQHVNSIPAFFYQVDYCLYDEGLPEDIAYFHAQWRREKITQLQKDYVILDNVKGKGHYVGTYMALTTLERYWWGEGEVKFYIDGDEEYPTICGTGTEDYFGGSWSFAKQVDGKTVEQNYCTPYLGYPYYSSHDELIHNFYHNDDVMPMRGFYRWHIQDPICFDEDLKVTIQQIGVGYRGLFERQDDVASVAYWYQAEPHNSFPELPGKEERWPR; this comes from the coding sequence ATGTATAACGAATTTGGTGGAACTTTAAGTAATCTAGCATTAGCAAAACATAGAAAAAGCCGTGCAATCAATGCAGAAAATCCAAGAGGAGAAAAAGGAAAGGGAGGTATGGCAGCCAGTGATCTTGGACCATCCAGAAAGGGAAGCCCGTGTCTTAATGACATCGCAAGTGGTCAGACAGTGACACTGGCAGAAATCGAGGGACCTGGCGCAATCAATCATATCTGGATCACAGTGGATGCGAAAACCACAGACGCAGATTGCTTTGTACTGAGAGATCTGGTTCTTCGTATGTACTGGGATGATGAAGACGAACCGTCTGTAGAAAGTCCGCTGGGAGACTTTTTCTGCTGTGGGTTTGGTAGAGAATGCAATATAAATTCTATGCCGATCGCAGTAGTGCCAAGCAGAGGATTGAACTGTTATTTCCAGATGCCTTTCAGAAAAAAAGCAAGAATCACTCTGGAAAACCAGCATGTCAATTCAATTCCAGCATTCTTCTACCAGGTGGATTATTGCCTGTATGATGAGGGACTGCCGGAGGATATCGCTTACTTCCATGCACAGTGGAGAAGAGAAAAGATCACTCAGTTGCAGAAAGATTATGTAATCCTTGATAATGTCAAAGGAAAAGGTCACTATGTAGGTACTTATATGGCACTGACAACTCTGGAGCGTTACTGGTGGGGTGAAGGTGAGGTTAAGTTCTATATCGACGGAGATGAAGAATATCCTACCATCTGCGGAACAGGAACAGAAGATTATTTCGGTGGTTCATGGAGCTTTGCTAAGCAGGTAGATGGTAAGACCGTGGAACAGAATTATTGTACACCTTATCTGGGATATCCATATTATTCTTCTCACGATGAGTTGATTCACAATTTCTATCACAATGACGATGTTATGCCGATGAGAGGTTTTTATCGCTGGCATATTCAGGATCCGATCTGTTTTGACGAGGATCTGAAAGTGACGATCCAGCAGATCGGTGTGGGCTACAGAGGATTATTTGAGAGACAGGATGATGTGGCAAGTGTGGCATACTGGTATCAGGCAGAACCACATAACAGCTTCCCGGAACTTCCTGGAAAAGAAGAACGCTGGCCTAGATAG
- a CDS encoding carbohydrate ABC transporter permease, giving the protein MQDTNKYKVYKAITAVGKWLLFAIVSFLILFPVLWIFVSSITPPGELFKMPIDYIPDHPTLESYKFLIENVGLLEKIGNTVLIVGVTIVVSTVICAMAAYGFSRFRTKGISIAFAFIIATMLIPEVVTARPLYDFMRAVGLYDTYPGLIILYISAVIPFTVLILKNFASEIPISLEEAATIDGANFVQRLFKVVLPLMKPAIATVCIINFITCLNNFFTPLYYSNNIQVLSVAIVQLPLRDNMYGVPWDLVSAMGWIILLPIIIFVAVFEKQIMDGIMAGGVKA; this is encoded by the coding sequence ATGCAGGATACTAATAAATATAAAGTATATAAAGCCATTACTGCAGTAGGCAAATGGCTGTTATTTGCAATCGTTTCCTTTTTGATCTTATTTCCGGTTCTGTGGATTTTCGTATCATCGATCACACCGCCAGGTGAATTGTTCAAGATGCCAATCGACTATATTCCGGATCACCCGACACTGGAAAGCTACAAATTCCTGATAGAGAACGTGGGACTTTTGGAAAAAATCGGAAACACAGTTCTGATCGTAGGTGTCACAATTGTGGTAAGTACTGTTATTTGTGCCATGGCGGCATATGGATTTTCAAGATTCAGAACAAAGGGGATCAGCATTGCCTTCGCGTTCATTATTGCAACAATGTTGATTCCGGAAGTTGTAACAGCAAGACCGTTGTATGATTTCATGAGAGCAGTAGGACTGTATGACACTTATCCGGGTCTGATCATTCTTTATATCAGTGCAGTCATTCCATTTACTGTATTGATCTTAAAGAACTTTGCATCAGAGATTCCGATTTCCCTGGAAGAAGCAGCAACCATCGACGGAGCGAATTTTGTCCAGAGATTATTCAAAGTGGTCTTACCGCTGATGAAACCTGCAATCGCTACAGTTTGTATCATTAACTTTATCACCTGTTTGAATAACTTCTTTACTCCATTGTATTACTCAAATAATATCCAGGTGCTGTCTGTTGCAATTGTACAGCTGCCACTGAGAGATAACATGTATGGTGTTCCGTGGGATCTGGTAAGTGCCATGGGTTGGATCATCCTGTTACCGATTATTATTTTCGTAGCAGTCTTTGAAAAACAGATTATGGATGGTATAATGGCAGGAGGAGTAAAAGCTTAA
- a CDS encoding carbohydrate ABC transporter permease translates to MKWIPWILILPVVIIRGFTTLYPIIVTLKNSLFDVKVLSGVNKFVGLANYVNVFKDPKVQTSISFTVEFVVVSMVFHVVLGVILALILNMKFKGRRFLRTIVLIPWAMPAVVIGMAAKWGFNNDYGLVNDFIRRFVPNFQYDWMINTGSARAAVIAMDLWKDLPFFAILVLSGLQFISGDIYEAAKVDGANGVQSFFRITLPLILKNIITLCIPFTLWRLTTFDLVYAMTSGGPGEDTSLIAYRITTEAFTNLNVGYASTLAVMLFIVMAVFSFINIKFMSKLAD, encoded by the coding sequence ATGAAATGGATTCCATGGATTTTAATTCTTCCGGTTGTGATTATCCGTGGTTTTACTACTTTATATCCGATTATAGTAACTTTGAAAAATAGTTTATTTGACGTAAAGGTTTTATCAGGAGTCAACAAATTTGTCGGACTGGCAAACTACGTTAATGTGTTTAAAGATCCCAAAGTGCAGACATCCATATCCTTTACCGTGGAATTTGTGGTTGTTTCCATGGTATTCCATGTGGTTTTAGGTGTGATCCTGGCTTTGATCCTGAATATGAAATTTAAGGGCAGAAGATTCTTAAGAACCATCGTACTGATCCCGTGGGCTATGCCGGCTGTTGTTATCGGTATGGCAGCAAAATGGGGATTCAACAACGATTACGGTCTGGTGAACGATTTTATAAGACGGTTTGTACCAAATTTTCAGTATGACTGGATGATCAACACCGGTTCCGCCAGAGCAGCGGTTATCGCCATGGACCTGTGGAAAGACCTTCCGTTCTTTGCAATCCTGGTATTGTCAGGACTTCAGTTTATTTCCGGTGATATCTACGAAGCTGCAAAGGTGGATGGGGCAAACGGAGTGCAGAGCTTTTTCCGTATCACATTACCGTTGATCCTGAAAAATATTATCACTTTATGTATTCCGTTTACACTTTGGAGACTGACAACTTTCGACTTGGTATATGCTATGACTTCCGGTGGTCCTGGTGAGGATACATCCCTGATCGCATATAGAATTACCACAGAAGCATTTACCAATCTAAATGTGGGGTATGCATCTACACTGGCAGTTATGTTGTTCATTGTAATGGCGGTCTTTAGCTTTATCAACATCAAATTCATGAGTAAACTGGCAGATTAG
- a CDS encoding ABC transporter substrate-binding protein, which produces MKKKLVSVLLAGVMTVGMLAGCGSSKGESTEKSKDYDLTLYSVMTTDPDFDEWLKNVEDATGLNINVIAAPTDSDTRQQKVTTVLSTGDASIDIIEINDEMSASFKNSGWLEGLNDTVMTEDVRSQFAQGYLKNMITDKDGNIVGVPGYTGYLAFWVNQKIMDEVGITEIDTKEDFMKYMKAASGDGRYGYGGSWEKTYAYNEIAQFVNMFGGDYFDWTKAENKEAIQFMKDMVDNNQTPIDQIADKYEQMNPKINDGKYGSFFMWGLGTDYKKAGMLGDDKIHMAMVPDFSGKGERAIFTDSWNYVLNSASKHKEAAIKFLKYMTEEGGMEASYKAFERYPARADIAEKVVPDTDPAKEMYSRYASECNVNGRPMLPQTMEFITDMGTIFQSCMKDEISVDEFCEKAQGLVEKYSK; this is translated from the coding sequence ATGAAAAAGAAATTAGTGAGCGTGTTACTGGCAGGCGTTATGACAGTAGGAATGTTGGCAGGATGCGGCAGCTCCAAAGGAGAAAGTACAGAAAAATCCAAAGATTATGATCTGACTTTGTACAGCGTCATGACAACAGATCCTGACTTTGATGAATGGCTGAAAAATGTAGAGGATGCCACAGGACTGAACATCAATGTAATCGCAGCTCCGACAGATTCCGATACTCGTCAGCAGAAAGTTACGACAGTCTTATCTACAGGAGATGCTTCTATTGATATTATCGAAATCAATGATGAGATGAGTGCGTCATTCAAAAACTCAGGCTGGCTGGAAGGCCTGAACGACACAGTTATGACAGAAGATGTCCGTAGTCAGTTTGCACAGGGTTATCTGAAGAATATGATCACAGATAAAGACGGTAACATTGTCGGTGTTCCGGGATATACCGGATACCTGGCTTTCTGGGTAAATCAGAAAATCATGGATGAAGTCGGAATTACAGAGATCGATACAAAAGAAGACTTCATGAAATATATGAAAGCAGCTTCTGGTGACGGAAGATATGGATACGGCGGATCCTGGGAAAAAACCTATGCATACAATGAGATTGCACAGTTTGTAAATATGTTCGGTGGAGATTATTTTGACTGGACAAAGGCTGAAAACAAAGAAGCCATTCAGTTCATGAAAGATATGGTGGATAATAACCAGACACCGATCGATCAGATCGCAGACAAATATGAGCAGATGAACCCGAAGATCAATGATGGAAAATATGGAAGCTTTTTCATGTGGGGACTTGGAACTGATTACAAGAAAGCCGGTATGCTGGGAGATGACAAGATCCATATGGCTATGGTTCCTGACTTCAGCGGTAAAGGAGAGAGAGCAATCTTTACAGATTCCTGGAATTATGTTCTGAATTCCGCTTCCAAGCACAAAGAAGCAGCCATCAAATTCCTTAAGTACATGACAGAAGAAGGCGGAATGGAAGCATCCTACAAAGCATTCGAGAGATATCCTGCAAGAGCAGATATAGCAGAAAAAGTTGTTCCGGATACAGATCCTGCAAAAGAAATGTATTCCCGCTATGCTTCTGAGTGCAACGTTAACGGACGTCCGATGCTTCCTCAGACAATGGAATTTATCACAGATATGGGAACTATTTTCCAGTCATGTATGAAAGATGAGATCTCTGTAGATGAGTTCTGTGAGAAAGCTCAGGGCCTGGTTGAAAAATACAGCAAGTAA
- a CDS encoding sensor histidine kinase: MKHSKKGSRGPRLYFSHFQNRILCAFLLCTLIPIFIIGGISYAVSYNIAKDKILNASISADAQLHTQFDNRLQQVENIADTLQYNMYNLMQADAPMDTLAMLSEIRSNLSMFKTSFDLAYINIFLPDEHMASSESLYFFPMSKLSDFQIPKEVLENPGTSSVWFYQDLLSVPFLVNNSYHITNSVSCCRVLKHPDTDSIKYAYIIYLDASEFSSILQEIFQDNQITSYILTDNGKIVASNNPSLLSASLDEEKLDFLYNKGDSLKKRAHTNYHTTTLRNGWLQVTEIPDSYIMQNTHILIKSILLTILISLPLTILVVVLISKNLTRRIKTLSRAMETLQLDASDTNMKALVPQDRAPETFDEIDKLGITFEKMQHSLNDNLQSILELSLTEERLKYQLLQSQINPHFLYNILGSIQTCQSLGKLDIANQMLTNLTRFYRMTLRKSEDLISIRDELTIAQLYLEMEKLCHNDNLTWEINMEDGIDNFLICKFTLQPFLENSIMHGLSQKTPEVHISIDLSYGDDTVIIVITDNGIGMAKEQLLELQKTLDEKIVNYEKHFGIGNVNKRISNPYFGNGRISVESCLYEGTSITIEFDQMEKYDEECNDCR; this comes from the coding sequence ATGAAACATTCAAAAAAAGGGTCCAGAGGTCCACGATTATACTTTTCCCATTTTCAAAACAGGATTTTATGTGCGTTTTTGCTGTGCACATTGATTCCTATTTTCATCATAGGCGGAATTTCCTATGCTGTTTCTTATAACATTGCTAAAGATAAGATTCTGAATGCATCTATTTCCGCTGATGCACAGCTGCATACACAGTTTGATAACCGCTTGCAGCAAGTGGAAAATATAGCCGATACGCTTCAATATAATATGTACAACCTGATGCAGGCAGATGCACCCATGGACACTCTGGCTATGCTTTCCGAGATTCGGAGCAATCTGTCCATGTTTAAGACATCCTTTGATCTGGCCTATATCAATATATTTCTTCCGGACGAGCATATGGCATCCAGCGAAAGCTTATACTTTTTCCCTATGTCTAAGCTTTCTGACTTTCAGATTCCAAAAGAAGTTCTGGAAAATCCGGGAACATCCTCTGTCTGGTTTTATCAGGATCTGCTGTCTGTTCCGTTTCTTGTGAATAACAGCTACCATATTACGAATTCTGTTTCCTGTTGCAGAGTTTTAAAACATCCGGATACAGACAGCATAAAGTATGCTTATATAATTTATCTGGACGCATCTGAATTTTCCTCCATTCTACAGGAAATTTTCCAGGATAATCAGATCACCAGCTATATCCTTACAGACAACGGAAAAATCGTTGCCAGCAACAATCCTTCTTTGCTTTCTGCATCTCTTGACGAAGAAAAACTGGATTTCTTATACAACAAGGGAGATTCTCTAAAAAAGAGAGCTCACACTAATTATCACACTACTACTTTACGAAACGGCTGGCTACAGGTGACAGAGATACCGGATTCTTATATCATGCAAAACACGCATATACTGATCAAAAGTATCCTCCTGACAATCCTGATCTCTCTTCCGCTGACGATTCTGGTTGTGGTTCTGATCTCGAAGAATCTTACCAGACGAATCAAGACACTATCCAGGGCTATGGAAACACTACAATTAGATGCATCCGACACCAACATGAAGGCACTGGTACCACAGGATCGTGCACCTGAAACCTTCGATGAGATTGATAAACTGGGGATAACCTTTGAAAAAATGCAGCATTCCCTGAATGACAATCTGCAGTCTATTCTGGAACTGTCACTGACGGAAGAACGGCTAAAATACCAGCTTCTCCAATCCCAGATCAATCCACATTTTCTTTATAATATTCTGGGATCCATCCAGACCTGTCAGTCCCTTGGAAAGCTGGATATTGCCAATCAGATGCTGACGAATCTTACACGTTTTTACCGCATGACACTCAGAAAGTCGGAAGACCTGATCTCCATCCGGGACGAACTGACCATCGCACAGCTTTATCTGGAAATGGAAAAATTATGCCATAATGATAATCTTACCTGGGAGATCAATATGGAAGACGGCATTGACAACTTCCTGATCTGCAAATTCACACTGCAGCCATTTCTGGAAAACAGTATTATGCATGGTCTCTCTCAGAAAACGCCGGAGGTTCATATCTCCATTGATCTTTCCTACGGAGATGATACGGTTATTATTGTGATCACAGATAACGGAATCGGAATGGCAAAAGAACAGCTTTTAGAATTGCAGAAAACATTGG